The genomic segment aaatatgttcaaactttaataaccacggttgacaaattacgacgttattgaaaattacccaaaatctatgcgagctatatctaattctgaaccgatttcgagaaaatttctcagataatgtggtaggtgCTGAGGGAAGcgttaagcaaaattttggcaatattggccaataaatgcgatatacatatatgacagctatatctaaatctgggccgaattctatgaaattcatcagtaatttttgtttgtttctctttcgagacgagctcaatgatcggatatgcaaatgaaaaaggaacaaagatagcaacacacaccaacaactatgggatgcgtttcgtctttggttagaagacttttcaaccatattaggtgtgatggcttcaagggtcgtgcgttggtatgttgcatttgaatcgtattaattgcgaaaacgcatctatgatacaattaccacattacccaagctcgacaaccctgctaattagctgtactttttccaatgcatttatttttgtgtaatggcagacattctgtctgtggtaaattacactttcttccgtaccacacatgattaagtccatctgttggaagttgtattgatggcttcgaacgccaagacaacggcaacggctttcgctgttgctccgggtgcacaggttcgaatcctggccgggctctgccaaatatttcatttttcattaaatttgagagtcataagaaaatcctttctggccatcttcgagagaatcggttaaaaaatgtagactttagtgcaatatttctcaaaatcggaccaacatatatgtgggagctatatccaaatctgagccgatttcgaacaaacttctacTTTtaaaagtgcagtagtgcaattggccaaagcacagttgcactactgcacttttgaaagtagttgaagatgtaaggagtgatattgacagcgataaagttacctttcttgttcttttagatcattcgaaagcatttgattccgttgatcccaatatactttgccttaaactgaaacatttatttaaattttctgaaagaacaacggatcttatatgttcctatctttcgaatagaagccaatcggtatgtgttgatagccgctgttctagttatcttccagtctcaagaggtgttccacaggggtctgtattgggcccactccttttttccttatatagcaatgaccttcctgtacagttgcgcaactgtggtattcatatgtatgccgacgacgtacagctgtatatgagttcctcgccggagaggctgatcgatggcgtacttcgactaaataatgacttggataggataaacacatgggcaaacgccaacggatTTAGAAgtaaatccaacaaagtcaaagtgccttgtaattggaaggaatcgggtgacaatgccgcccaatcttgatgtggcaattgctggagccccaattgaaattgtttcatctgaaagaaaccttggtttggagtttgatgatagactttcattgaagaatcatgtcagtatgacagtgggcaggacctacggcgttttacgaaacttatatatgagtcgtcagtatacccctttgtcaataagaatgcttttagctaggacatttattctgccgaaactattatatactcttgcgaggttttttacggttgtgatgtaactcataggaataaattgcacatggcctttaacgatgtcgttagatacatttttggtttgcgtagaagagaccgggtatctaactttgccagacaagtaaatggtgtctcttttaactcgttccttaagatacgctcgttgcaaatgatccacaagataatttataccaatgaaccgtcatatctggcttctgtattgcgttttgccaactctacaagtGGCAAACAAGTattgtaatacaaatacgtcatcaatatcgtgtatctgaacaacagctgtttgttaatgctatacgtctctggaataatcttcccaatagtattcaaattataagtaatgaacgacagttcaaatctttgatttataatcattttaattaattatttcttttgttttttataactatttataaatttattttattagcaactttgattaaattgttaaattttctttaaagtttctttttcttctttttttattttgttttaacctttttttcttaaatattttatcagtaactttgcttaaattgttaaatattttgtaccaattattgttctatttaagcgaaaacttgttgaactcattgtatttatcaatttactaacccatgctttatataagacactgtcttttgtatgggttttatcataataaaatacaaatacaaacaaaacttctcaaataatgtggtagtcgtcggggaaagcgttgcGCAAagatttggcaagattggtcaaaaaatgcgtctgcagtggctctagaagtaaaaaacgggcgatatatatataaatatatatatagaaatctAAATTCTAACCGATTTTCGTAAAATTAATCATttatgtcaagagtcataagaaaatccttcctgctaaatttcgatagaatcggttaacaaatgacaatttttttccattattactgcaaatcgggagctatatccaaatctgaactgattttttccaatttcagtaggcttcgtttctagaccgataaacatgcctgtactaaattttaagattatcggatgaaaactgcgacctgtactttgtacacaaattaacatgggcagacggacatagctaaatgcaatcagaaggtgattctgagtcaatcggtataattatcaatgtgtctacctctcttccttctagatgttacaaacaaatgaactaagttataataccctgcaccacagtagtggtgtagggtataaaaatattcgtaactcttgttcatgggcaaattgccATTTGCAAGAAAAGACTTACATCtcaatatctcgaaaacaatgcAGGAtacgaaaatttttcttaaagattCGGAGCGTAAGTGCCTCaagaaactaaacaagtaaaaaggcgttaagttcgtccgggccgaactttgggtacccaccaccacgggtatatatgtaaatcacctttcatcaaaatccgctgaaaattgcataccgtatgtcccatagcagttatatcgaaatatgatccgatttggaccaaatactaataagtacaagtcattgttcaattatataacaaaattattataacaaaatattagtctttttagtaactatatctaaaaataaaccgatctgaaccatatataacatggatgtcgaaaagcctaacataagtcaatatgtcaaatttcagttaaatcgaattataaatccgcctttttcggggccaagactttaaatcgagatatgggtctatatggcagctatatgcaaatcttgatcattCTAGgataaattgcagaaatatgtggaggggcttaacagaactcactgtcccaaattgcgacgatacggacaataaatgcgccttttatggccccaaaacctaaaaccgagagatcgttctatatggaagccatatccaaatctggaacaatctgtgccataaaccagaagtatgtcaaggagcttaacttaactcgctgtccgtttcagctcaatatctcttgttttgaagactgtagcgtgatttcaatagacagacggaagaacatgtctagatcgtcttagatttttacgctgatcaagaatatatatactttatagggtcggaaatggatatttcgatgtgttgcaaacagaatgacaagatgaatatacccccatccttcggtggtgggtataaaaatgacgtATAGAACAAGATAGCATTAGGCCGAACAATTGATTTGAGCGCATACAATAGTGTATAAATCACGCTAAAGGATactttgaaaaccaataaaaccattgttataccctccaccataggatgagggtatactaatttcgtcattctgtttttaacacctcgaaaaaagcgtctgagaccccataaagtatatatattcttgatcgtcatgtcattgtaagtcgatctaaccatgcccgtccgtccgtctgtctgtcgaaagcacgctaactttcgcctacaaatactttatattagtgtaggtcgcttagtattgtaaatgggccaaatcgatctatgttttgatatagctgccatataaaccgttctgggatcttgtcttcttgagcctctagagggcgcaattcttatccgatttgtataaCGGTTTCTCTCgtgacattcaacatacgtgtctaatatggtctgaatcgatcaatagcttgatacagctcccatataagcctttctcccgattttgcttctcgtgcccctacaaggcgcaattcttatccgaatgaattgaaatattacacaatgacatctacaatgttcagtattcattcatggtccgaattggactataacttcatatagctccaatagcataacagttcttattcaatattctatgtttgcctaaaaagagataccgcgcattgaactcgacaaatgcgatccattatggagggtatataagactcgacccggccgaacttagctcgctcttacttgtttatgataaacatttgcattttcattattaggTGAGTAATTTACATAGCAGACCTCGTATCTTTATCTGTTCAAAAATCGCACActaattttcattaattttgcttggaggaaattttaaataaataatcctCTGGTTCCTTCAACACATGGCATCAGAAGATGTCCTCAAGAAGTTGCATCGGAATCAGTGTATATAGAAGTTTCGCATCGCACAAAAATCGCCATCGTGAGTGAAGTGATAAGAACCACTATAACAATTGTATGATGTTCGCGCCAGGATAGGAATCCAATTTCAAGCATAGAACTTGGTACGATTAGGATGTGTTGATGTTGAGAGTTGGATGTGTGTGGCCTACTACCGCCCATTTAATACCTTAATTTCATTTAGCAAAAATACAATTTAGTTATAGTAGGCTGTGTATTTAATGTTGATAGCTTCAATACTAGAAATATCAGCACATAATAGAACTACGCACTAGTCGACTGTGCCTAACATGTCATTTGGGATTTACTGCATGTTAagctatttaaataaattttgtaattgaatttatttattaaaatcaaaaGGTAAATTGCCTATAATGCCTAATTCGTAAGTATATGTTTCGCCTAGCAAATTGAAGAAAGCTGGTTTCACGGTAATAcagatattgaaattttatcgctTTTTCCTAATTCAGCAAAAATCTTCCCAACAATCTGCGCCAAAAGCAATATTTTGGCCGTGAAAATGCCATCAAAACGGCAAAGAAAATTCTAAAGAAAActaccaacaaaaaaaagacCAATTCCAAGAAAATCGAGGCTGCCACAACAAGCTGGAATAATTCGTCTACAGCAAATCATGAAGATGAAACAGATATGAGTGCCACATCTTCAGCTGGCACAAAAGttgtatccaaaatttggaagagatcttTTGAATCAGCGGtcgaaagcaaacaaaaattcaagtCTTCGAAAAATCGATCAgcaaaatgggccaaattttcTAACACTTCGGAAATAAGGGAGGAGACCTCAAGTTTAAGTCCTGGTATGTCATATTCTGATGCCTTGTGTGGAAGGAGTCGTTTCGGTGCAATTACAGTTGAACATCTTTTGACACAAACAATCGAAGGCGGTTCACCAAAGAAGCCAAAGAatacttggcttggattttCCTTCAATCAGAGGGATGGCGTAGAAAATGGCAATGAAAAAGCGATGGGAACCCCATTACCAGAGACTAAGGGGACTTTACAGTCCTCAGTTATAAACCCTGCAGAGAAGTCAAGTGATGGAAATGCTTttaatttgaaaacatttttaattaacttCCCTGCAACTCCACATCCAAGTCATTGTCCCACAGAGTCTTTGAAAGAATCCCCAAAGATAGATGTTTATACTTATTCATATTTCTCTTCGCCTGATCAATTGGAGGCTTTCAAAAATGCAGGTGGTGTACGGCCAACAGAGTCAGTAGCCGAATATTCAATTTGGTGCAATATTTTGCTTTGTTGTAGTTATATGGAACGGTTTTACCGCAAGGCAACTCTTGACTCATGTCCACATAATGCAAATAACAATTCTTCTACTTATACTGCCAGTGAATGTGATAGTATTGGAAATAACAAGGATCAACTGATGATATTTGGCACACCAGAGACTATATTCCGAGATCCATCCTCCTCATCAAGCTTTGGCCATAACTCGACCAGGGAAAGTTTTTCCAGCGCGGACTCGACGTTAAATTCACATGCATTACCGCAGTCACACCAAAGACCCCATCCTAAAGAGACTATAAAAGCATCGCCAACCTATAAGTCTACTTCTCTTTTCGATGATATTGTCGTGGACAACTCCAATAAACGAAACGTATTCAACGTCTTAAGCAGTTTCAGTAATTTAAAAGCCACTACATCATCACGGCCACAACAAAGAAGCAATCCAgcaaaaactttgaatgaaccaCCGACATATGAGTTTTCTCGCTTTTTTTATGCCATTATTAGGGATTACCAAGCTAAAGAAAACGTTTCTAATATCGAATCGAATTCAGCCAACATAAATGCAACTTTACATCAAAGTAGCCACCCGCCAAAGTCCTTGGAGGAAGATGGTTTTGCTCAACGCAATCACCCACTAGCTTCAATATAAATGCAATGAATACCTCTCAACCAAACACCAAcactgatagtttttttctcttaaatacGTCAATGCAACTTAACCCAATTAGATAGATttaatgatgaaattttgataaatattttctttgctaATATCTTTTCAATATATCCTATTAATAGAAGAATatcgttgtaaaatttaagATCGTTTAAGAATTAAATAAACCAAGTaaaagccgttaagttcggccgggccgaactttggatacccaccacctcgggtatatatataaccacctttcatcaaaatccagtgaaaattgcatacgttatgtGCCATagagttatattgaaatatattccgatttggaccaaatactaataagtacaagttattgttcaattgtatataacaaaatattggtcattttagtagctatatctaaaaataaaccgatctgaaccatatacgacacggaagtcgaaaagcctaatataagtcactgtgtcaaatttcagtgcaaatttcgacgaaatcggacaataaatccgccttttatgggcccaaaaccttaaatcgagagatcggtctatatgccagctatatccaaatctgaaccgatcaaggccaaattgaagaaaaaaaatcaaagggTCTGAGACAACTTACTATCtccaatttcagtgatatcggaaaataaatgcgccttttatggcctcaaaacctaaaaccgagagatcgatccatatggcagctatatccaaatctggaacgatctgggccaagttaaaggaggatgtcaaagggtctaatacaactcactgtcccaaatttcagcaaaatcggttaataaatgtggcttttatgggcctaagaccctaaatcggaggatcggtctatatggcaactatatccaaatctgaaccgatctgggccaaattgacgaaggacgtcgaaaggcctaacacaacccactgtcccaaatttcaggaaaatcggataataaatgtggtttttttgggcataagaccctaaatcggcggatcggtctatatgggggctaaatcaagatatagtccgatatagcccatcttcgaacttaacctgcttatggacaaaaaaagaacctgtgcaaagtttcagctcaatatctctatttttaaagactgtagcgtgatttcaacagacagacggacggacatgtctagatcgtcttagatttttacgctgatcaagaatatatatactttataggatcggaaatggatatttcgatgtgttgcaaatggaatgacaaaatgaaggatgggggtatacttcggtggtgggcataaaaacaggtaaaaaaattttctattaaagcGGAAATTTAGGTCATACAAAGGGAAATTTATTAGGGGACCATTGGAGTGGTTACATCTGCACTAAAATCCATCTTCTTCATGTAAATAAACTCATAAAAAAAGGTAGCTGAATAACCAATTTGGTTGACTGTAGTCAAATGCGTCAAAACCCCGGTTGGTTTCGATTCCATCAAGTGCATgagttattgaattttattatcaaaatgcgtgctctcttatgaaagttcatcgcgtgcttcttcattcttcatttttggctcaatgggtaagcaaataagcagaattgttgatttttgagtaaagatcagccagcagcattgcaagagctaccaatgcatccagaaaaagtcacagtttagagcggtttatgggctggtgacatcattggaccgtacttcttcaaaaatgatggGAATCGTAATgtagctgtgaatggtgagcactatcgtgagatgaaatccaagttttttgcccataatgcaagagcttgacttgcatgacatgtggtttcagtGCCACACTCCAcacaacaatggacttattagaGGACTAACAATAGTCTTattagaggcgagttcggtgaacattttatttcacgtccgGGATCGGTCAATCCGCCAGCTGATCGTGCGATTAACGCCTTTGGACTTCAATtgaagcattggaagacaacatggaagcatttattcatgagataccggccgaaatgttggaaggttaggttaggttaaattaggtttaagcggcagtctgctatcagactcactcagacgttttcgtccattgtgatatcacaggaataGAGGAAGGAAGTTGCTTtcttgttcctaccgttgaaccatctagatcgctttaaaaagcccaataacaggACAGGTTCTtaaggaaatgagaacctaaagtggaactacttATGACTGCTAGTTCGGGACACACACactgaaggtgttctatagtctcttcttcttcgatgtcgtcacagcttctgcaatagtcgttgctggcaacctttggTGTATCAGCatcttttccgattagacagtgacctgtcatgacggacacaatgactgagacgtctgttttagccaattacagcaaagcagtagatcaCATAGTTTTCGAATGCTCAAAGCCCCGTCTTTGTAaccatctaccattcgttgtcctgaaaacttagcttacatgtcgcaagaggcatacccacagattccagtattcctggaatgtgtaggatagttcctagtctcgcaagctcatctgctttacaattccctgggatatctttgtgtcCTAGCACCCAGAAcacgtgaattttgaactgcttaGCCATCTCCTTGAGAGTTCAGCGAcattcgagggcggtttttgtgttcagaaatacgttctccagggatttaatggctgctgtctatctgagaagatatatatgccaatcgtcgttatgacattatatcttagccattccctCACTTTCCTAGTTGCAAGGATCGATATgacttttcgatatgactagttctagatttttagagtagacctcaaagcccacctggtcgtttagtttggaaccatccgtatagaagtttatgtaacttctgttaccagggatattgtagttccaatcggttctatcaggaatagtggtacagttccACACTCTCTGGATCATCGGATATtgtgtcaaggataacacagtgtccgtagatACCACATAACCagtgagaaagctcccttaacctcatggcagtgttcgctgcaatttgtctagtcacaatgtccagaggcattagatgtaggattaaattcagtgcatcagatggtgtcgtcctcagtgcggctgtgatgcacaaacaatccatcctttggatccgattaagtattgaagcgccatccaccagaccacaacaccatatagcattataggtctgactactgcagtatatacccaatgcgtgacacgcggtctaaacccccaacttttgccaatggctctcttgcaggtgtatagggcaagagtgaccTTTCGTGcctttttccaaaatgttggatttgaagttcaatttcctgcaaagtagatccacagatcccaagcctgccgtaatgcatctattagtaagtaagttattaataaactttcttacggtagagttgatgtccagaaactccaactcctttcagggccttcgtgatgcGCTTGACCACTacgtctatatcctccgtagtttccatttccttttctggtctagaagggatagacgtgcagaatttttcccaaaatttatacccacccgcctttcttctgttaacCCGAGGGACCACtatttcagtattttctccaaggctgaaactaatataatgatgatcaggaagctgtggtcatccacaacttcccagtcgcatattcttccactcatatcttccgatacaaaggtaatatctagtacttcctgcctgttcctggtaataaaagtcggtttatcccctttattacaaatcgctagATGGCaacttcagacttgttgaggtctgcgagacaaccggagtttagtactcatccaatcttccagtcggtggttaagAGCCGATACAGAGCCGATATACAAACTGAAGAAGACCcaagaaattccgcaaggacatcggagcatactgatgacagtccattgactgtTCCACTCCGATTTTTCGTAGGttctgttcttctcccttgtcgacaactgccattaccaaactgtccctagcgacattagcaaaggtacGTGGACCcgtcttactgttgttcgccctagttcttttaggcatgggatgccctcaaGGTGACCCAAgctttttggctgactgcggtacaATTTTTGAAtccagacgtgtagtctttggggtagcctatgCAACGAATTCCCGGGCCCAATTTAGAGAGTCTccctccctattagtgagagtcttaggattatTCGCACCAAACCTCTCAATAAAtatgagagcgatgcgtcttctattattccaacatcttaaagagcgtgttgctTTGTCGGGAAAGCccatggcctaggcaaattataggcatgggaagaaagaataggttcggccttgttctTGAGACtagaaccaggtgtcttcgtcaaaagcccctgctgaccagtcgtctatcGGCTAGGGGAGCCTGGAGCAACCAcaccaccagtcgaggtttcagtagcagactacatgctacggcctgataccaccaccgcagctgttggggctttggagtccattctaagactggaaacagacgcagatcatcaaccgcctaatggatgcctctatcgcagctatccttgagtgacttaaatttttcttccaaaaataatgacctattacgagttaccgGAAAactcttgcggagtgaaataacaatacgtccgctccactcaacggttcaaaaaagaattttgtaatgatcgcaccaaaattgtggctactgcagCCTATAAAGgccatttcggatgaaagatatatatttgacgaaccaaaattgtggcttctacaaccttcaaagaccatatcggatgaaagatatagcTAGGATCTTTATCTAAACCgagtatatctaaatttggttcGATTTTgacgaaccaaaattgtggcttctacaaccttcaaagaccatatcggatgaaagatatacctaggagctttatctaaaccgagtccgattttgacgaaattttgcacacatatgaggacgataaataaaacacctcatgctaaattttgaaaagatctgaataactgtggcttctacaagcTTAAAAGGccatcgatatatatgggagctatatctaaatctgaaccagttTTTTCGaagtcaatagcgttcgtccttggacccaaaaagaatattgttaaaaatttcatgacaatcggacaacaaatgcgacctgtaccttgatcacaagaatacatgaacagacagacggacatagctaaatcgagtcaGGAAGTGTTTCTAAGCCGATCGCTATGCTTataaatgggtctagctcttctccttcttaacgttgcaaacaaatacacaaagttatataatactctgtaccacagtggtggtgtagggtataaaaagttaaagTGTGAATTTCGATTTACGCCGTTTCGGCAGAACTACGACTGCAATATtagggtctttcgaagatagttttaCTCTTCGAGGAAGGAAATTATCCCAAGAAaaatcctggatgaccggggataTTCGTAATGTTGAGAAAAAGGTCCGGAGACTTTACCATCGAGGGTTATCGGGCCCGAGCCGACAAACTTTTGCCACGTTTTGGCCTGACTCGATATTCATTTTTAAAGCCCAAGAAAGTCTTATTTTCCACTTTTCCGACACAAACATATCatcaatgctaagaacaacaaaacacttcaacaTTTGCTCTCTATCTACTTTGTATTTGAACATTCGTCGAAGTGACAAGTGCTTTTTTGTGTATAGGCCACATTGACCTACAGCACATCGACCGGccgtttcttttttattttgctttcctattgtaaataaaaacaaagcccTTGGCCTTATCTGAACACAAttccaacaaaacaaaaaaaaaatatttttttctgtttaaagGTAAAATTTCGCTCGGGCCCGAGCCCTCAACCCCTttcctcaaaaaaattttaattatatttttctagagacaaaattcaGCTTTATATTCTCttatgacaaaacttcagcacggGCCGGACCC from the Stomoxys calcitrans chromosome 1, idStoCalc2.1, whole genome shotgun sequence genome contains:
- the LOC106093271 gene encoding uncharacterized protein LOC106093271, with the translated sequence MPNSKNLPNNLRQKQYFGRENAIKTAKKILKKTTNKKKTNSKKIEAATTSWNNSSTANHEDETDMSATSSAGTKVVSKIWKRSFESAVESKQKFKSSKNRSAKWAKFSNTSEIREETSSLSPGMSYSDALCGRSRFGAITVEHLLTQTIEGGSPKKPKNTWLGFSFNQRDGVENGNEKAMGTPLPETKGTLQSSVINPAEKSSDGNAFNLKTFLINFPATPHPSHCPTESLKESPKIDVYTYSYFSSPDQLEAFKNAGGVRPTESVAEYSIWCNILLCCSYMERFYRKATLDSCPHNANNNSSTYTASECDSIGNNKDQLMIFGTPETIFRDPSSSSSFGHNSTRESFSSADSTLNSHALPQSHQRPHPKETIKASPTYKSTSLFDDIVVDNSNKRNVFNVLSSFSNLKATTSSRPQQRSNPAKTLNEPPTYEFSRFFYAIIRDYQAKENVSNIESNSANINATLHQSSHPPKSLEEDGFAQRNHPLASI